TTTGAATATAAAGAATAGTTATCTGCGGGTATCGGCGAAAATCCGCGTCCTAATCTAACAGTGTAGAAAATTGCTTTTTGGACGGTGATGAACTCGGATCGGCAGAGAGCCGATCGTGCAGATTGCTGGGATTTTGAATATAAAGAAAGATGGATTCGTAAAAAGTCGCCGAACGTCCATTTTCGTCATTCCCGTGAAAACGGGAATCCAGTGTTTTTAACTAGTTATGCGTGGCCTGGATTCCCGTCCCCGATCGAGTCGAGGACAGGCTCTGCGCGGGAATGACGAGTTTTTGCCAGATCATCAAAAATAGTTATCGGCGAAAATCTGCCTCCTAATTCAACCCGAACGGCCATGATGATTTATATTGATCAATGCAGGCAATTTGTTGAACAGGAAGTGACCATCCAGGGATGGCTGGTTCACAAACGTTCCAGCGGACAGGTGCGTTTTTTGGTCCTCAGAGACGGTACGGGCATTTTACAGGCCGTCCTGTTAAAGAACAAAGTCAGCCCGGAGGCATTTCAAGCATTTGATCAGTTAACTCAGGAATCTTCCCTGGCCCTGACCGGGATTTTACATGACGATTCCAGGGCCCCCGGCGGCCTGGAGCTGGAACTATCGGAACTTAAAATCTTTCAGGTCGCCCAGCCCTATCCGATTTCACCCAAGGAACATGGTATTGCCTTTTTGATGGAACACCGCCATCTCTGGCTCCGTTCGGCCCGCCAACAGGCCATATTGTGGATCCGTCACGAGCTGATTCGGGCCATCCGTGATTTTCTGGATGCCCACCAATTTATCCAATTGGATGCCCCGATATTGACTCCAGCCGCCTGTGAGGGGACCAGTACGCTTTTCAGTACGTCCTATTTTGATCAGGGGAATGCCTTTCTTTCTCAAAGCGGCCAGCTTTATATGGAGGCCGGGGCTATGGCCTTCGGCCGGGTATATTGTTTCGGCCCATCATTCAGGGCCGAGAAATCCAAGACCCGCAGACACCTGACGGAATTCTGGATGGTGGAACCCGAAATCGCCTTTGCCGACCTGGAAGAATTGATCTCCTGGGCCGAACAATTGATTGCTTTTATGATCACCCGGGTTTTAGAGAACAGGCTTGAAGAGCTTAAACTCCTGGAAAGAGATATTACCCGGCTGGAAAAGGTCAAGCCTCCCTTGCCACGCCTGACTTATACCCAGGCCCTGGAATTACTAAAAGAGCAGGGTTTGGTCGTTGCTTTTGGAGAGGATCTGGGGGGCGATGAAGAGACCTGCATCGCTTCCCAATTTGACCAACCGGTGGTTATTCATCGTTATCCTGCCGGATGCAAGGCCTTTTATATGAAAAAAGACCCCCAGGACCCCAGAGTGGTTTTGAATATGGACATCCTGGCTCCGGAAGGGTATGGAGAGATCATCGGTGGTTCCCAGAGAGAGGAAGACCTGGAACGCCTCCAGGAAAGAGTCAAAGAACAGGCCCTTTCCCAAGAGGATATTGAATGGTATTTAGATCTCCGTCGTTTCGGCACAGTCCCCCATGGGGGATTCGGACTGGGCCTCGAGAGGATGGTGGCCTGGGTTTGCGGATTAAAACATGTCCGGGAGGCCATTCCATTTCCCCGGACCCTTTACCGCCTTTATCCCTGATTTTTTTTATGCCCGCCAAGACCGTTGAAGCCATTATCCTTCAGGTAAAACCTTACGGAGAGGCGGATTTGATTATTGAATTTTTTACTTCCCAATGGGGAAGGATGAGGGGGATTGCCAAAGGGGCCAAAAAGAGCAAAAAACGATTTGTTCATTGTCTCGAACCCTTAAATTGGGTCCGTTTGACCCTTTTTGAAAAACAAACTATTTCTTTGGCGCGCATTGATCAAGGGGAATTGATCGACCCCTTTCCGGAGATTCGAAAAGATTTCAGGAAGTGGGGGCAGGCCGCCTACTTTTGTGAAATGACCAAGGAATTATTCCCTGTAGGAGATCAAAATCCCCTGGTCTTTGAGTTGATCCGGGAATCCCTGCGGATTCTTAATCAGGAAAAGGGGGACCGGGAAGTCTTCATTATTTTTCAGATTCGGTTACTTAAACTGGCCGGATACGCCCTTTTTCTGAACACCTGCTTGAATTGCGGGAAAAAAGCCGAGGAGATCGGCGAGGCCGTCTTTTCCTTGATCAGGGGGGGAATTCTGTGCCCCCTTTGCCTGCGGGGAGACAAAGGAATCTGCCTTTCCATCGGATCGATCCAGAGCATTCGGCAATCGATGGTCATGAATTTGCCCCAGGTTTTTCGGATGCGTTTTTCTCCGGAGATCCGCAGGGAAATCGAAGGACTGTTGGGACCTTTTTCCAGGCATATTATGGGGAAGGAACTCGGATCGGCCCGGTATCTGAAGCAGATACAGGAAGGGTATGGATGATAAAAACAAGGCACAAGGCGCAGGGTATAAGGTGTAAGGTCTAAGGAAATTGACTTCATTGCTTTTACCTTGAACCTTACGCCTTGAGCCTTGTACCTTTCTTTAATAGGAGGTTTTGTGCTTACTTTTCAAGAATTGATCGGGGCCCTGAATCAGTATTGGGCCGGACAGGGATGCCTGCTTTTACAACCCTATGACCTGGAGGTCGGAGCCGGGACCTTCCACCCGGCAACCTTCTTAAGGGTCCTGGGACCGGAACCCTGGAAAGCGGCTTATGTGGAACCTTCGCGACGTCCGACCGACGGCCGCTACGGGGAAAACCCCAACCGGCTCCAGCATTATTATCAATACCAGGTTATCCTTAAACCCTCTCCTTTGGAAGTTCAGGATTTGTATTTGAAAAGTCTGGAAAGTTTTGGAATCCATCCCCTGGAACACGATCTGAGGTTTGTGGAAGACGACTGGGAATCTCCTACCCTGGGGGCCTGGGGATTGGGTTGGGAGGTTTGGCTGGACGGCATGGAGATCACCCAATTCACCTATTTCCAACAATGCGGGGGTATCGATCTCTCACCCATTGCGGTGGAGTTGACCTATGGCCTGGAACGGATCGCCATGTATCTCCAGGAAAAGGACAATGTCTATCAACTGAAATGGAACGACCGGATTTCTTACGGCGAAATCCATCACCAGACCGAATTTGAATTTTCCACCTATAATTTCGACCAGGCCGATGTGGAACAGTTACGGGCCAATTTCAATTCTTACGAAAAAGAGAGCAAAAGGCTGGTGGCCCTGAAACTGCCCCGGCCGGCTTATGACTTCTGCCTGAAATGTTCCCATGTTTTTAATATCCTGGATGCCCGGGGGGCCATCAGCGTCACAGAGCGGACCGGCTATATCGGCAGGATTCGAGATCTGGCCCGCCAGGTGGCCCATGAATATTATGCCCAGCGGGAAGCCCTGGGGTTCCCGCTACTGAATCAGGAACGATGATGTTTGATAATGCCTGTCAAAAAAGATCTAAGAAAGAAGATTATGGAAAAGGATTTTTTATTGGAAATCGGAACCGAAGAGATCCCGGCCCGTTTTATTCCCGGAGCCTTACAAACCTTGAAAGAATTGGCCCGGGTTCGATTTGAACAATCCCGTCTGTCTTTCCGGGAAATAAAAACCCTGGGTACCCCCAGAAGGTTGGCCCTTCTGATTTCCGGACTGGCGTCTTTTCAATCCGACAAGGAAGAAAATCTCATAGGTCCCCCGAAAACAGCCGCTTTTTCAGAGGACGGGGTGCCCACTAAAGTCGCCCTTGGTTTTGCCAAGGCCAAAGGGGTGGCAGTTAAGGATTTGGAGTTTATGGAGACCCCCAAAGGGGTTTATCTATGTCTCCGGAAACGGCTCCAGGGCCTGCCGGCCATTGACGTTTTAAAGGAAATCCTGCCCCAGATGATTTTGGACCTGCCTTTCCCGAAATTTATGCGCTGGGGAGATTCTTCGATCCGGTTCGTCCGTCCCGTCCATTGGATTGTGGCCCTCTTAGGGGAACAGGTGATCCCTTTTTCATTGGAAGGGATTGAGGCCGGCAATTTGACTTATGGCCATCGGTTTATGGCACCGGAAGCCATTACCCTTACGCAAATGGAAGATTATGTGAAGCAACTTCGAAAAGCACGGGTCATTGTAGATCCGGCGGAGCGAAAGGCGCTGTTACACCAGGGAATTGAAGACCTGGGAACCCGGGCCGGGGGCCGGGTTTTAACCGACCCGGAATTGCTCCAAGAAGTCAATTTTTTGGTTGAATTTCCCGAACCGGTTTTCGGAAGTTTTGATCCCGATTTCCTCCAGTTGCCATCCGAGGTGCTGATTACTTCTATGAAGGAACATCAGCGGTATTTTCCGGTAGTCGATGAACAGGGGAAATTACTCCCCCGTTTCATCGCCGTAAATAACACCCGGGTCCTCGATACCGATCGGGTGGTCAAGGGCCATGAAAAGGTCCTCCGGGCCCGTCTTTCCGATGCCCGGTTTTTCTATAACGAAGACTTGAAAGAACCGTTGAACCAAAAAGTGGAAGCCTTAAAAAATGTAGTGTTTCATTCGCGATTAGGGACCTCCTTCGAAAAGGTAGAGCGGATTTGCACTCTGGCCGTTTATCTTTCCCGCAAGCTGGCCCCGGAAAAAGAGGCGCTTGTCCGCCGTACCGCCTGGCTGTGCAAGGCTGATTTGACTTCCCTGATGGTCGGGGAATTTCCTGTCCTGCAAGGGCTGATGGGCAGGGAATATGCTTCAAGATCCGGAGAACCGGAAGAGGTGGCCCAGGGGATTTCCGAACACTATCTGCCGGCCTCGGTCGGCGATGTT
This genomic window from Deltaproteobacteria bacterium contains:
- the glyQ gene encoding glycine--tRNA ligase subunit alpha, which gives rise to MLTFQELIGALNQYWAGQGCLLLQPYDLEVGAGTFHPATFLRVLGPEPWKAAYVEPSRRPTDGRYGENPNRLQHYYQYQVILKPSPLEVQDLYLKSLESFGIHPLEHDLRFVEDDWESPTLGAWGLGWEVWLDGMEITQFTYFQQCGGIDLSPIAVELTYGLERIAMYLQEKDNVYQLKWNDRISYGEIHHQTEFEFSTYNFDQADVEQLRANFNSYEKESKRLVALKLPRPAYDFCLKCSHVFNILDARGAISVTERTGYIGRIRDLARQVAHEYYAQREALGFPLLNQER
- the asnS gene encoding asparagine--tRNA ligase is translated as MMIYIDQCRQFVEQEVTIQGWLVHKRSSGQVRFLVLRDGTGILQAVLLKNKVSPEAFQAFDQLTQESSLALTGILHDDSRAPGGLELELSELKIFQVAQPYPISPKEHGIAFLMEHRHLWLRSARQQAILWIRHELIRAIRDFLDAHQFIQLDAPILTPAACEGTSTLFSTSYFDQGNAFLSQSGQLYMEAGAMAFGRVYCFGPSFRAEKSKTRRHLTEFWMVEPEIAFADLEELISWAEQLIAFMITRVLENRLEELKLLERDITRLEKVKPPLPRLTYTQALELLKEQGLVVAFGEDLGGDEETCIASQFDQPVVIHRYPAGCKAFYMKKDPQDPRVVLNMDILAPEGYGEIIGGSQREEDLERLQERVKEQALSQEDIEWYLDLRRFGTVPHGGFGLGLERMVAWVCGLKHVREAIPFPRTLYRLYP
- the recO gene encoding DNA repair protein RecO gives rise to the protein MPAKTVEAIILQVKPYGEADLIIEFFTSQWGRMRGIAKGAKKSKKRFVHCLEPLNWVRLTLFEKQTISLARIDQGELIDPFPEIRKDFRKWGQAAYFCEMTKELFPVGDQNPLVFELIRESLRILNQEKGDREVFIIFQIRLLKLAGYALFLNTCLNCGKKAEEIGEAVFSLIRGGILCPLCLRGDKGICLSIGSIQSIRQSMVMNLPQVFRMRFSPEIRREIEGLLGPFSRHIMGKELGSARYLKQIQEGYG
- a CDS encoding glycine--tRNA ligase subunit beta, yielding MPVKKDLRKKIMEKDFLLEIGTEEIPARFIPGALQTLKELARVRFEQSRLSFREIKTLGTPRRLALLISGLASFQSDKEENLIGPPKTAAFSEDGVPTKVALGFAKAKGVAVKDLEFMETPKGVYLCLRKRLQGLPAIDVLKEILPQMILDLPFPKFMRWGDSSIRFVRPVHWIVALLGEQVIPFSLEGIEAGNLTYGHRFMAPEAITLTQMEDYVKQLRKARVIVDPAERKALLHQGIEDLGTRAGGRVLTDPELLQEVNFLVEFPEPVFGSFDPDFLQLPSEVLITSMKEHQRYFPVVDEQGKLLPRFIAVNNTRVLDTDRVVKGHEKVLRARLSDARFFYNEDLKEPLNQKVEALKNVVFHSRLGTSFEKVERICTLAVYLSRKLAPEKEALVRRTAWLCKADLTSLMVGEFPVLQGLMGREYASRSGEPEEVAQGISEHYLPASVGDVLPWTITGALAGLADRLDTLVGFFGLAQIPTGSADPYALRRQAQAVILIVWGKGYSLSLDQVLDQALSSYGDRFKEDPGTIKKNLGDFFALRLEHLLEGEGIGRETVEAVLSAGWDDFLEVRQRTQALQEFQEHPDFPSLAIGCKRALNILKGISRQEAGQVDRELLLEDQEKQLFEKVVEKEALLEGLFNERSYSNYLIQLAQLRSSIDAFFDKVLVMAQEEKIKKNRLALLFQLTALFNRFALFSKFSI